From Enterococcus mediterraneensis, the proteins below share one genomic window:
- a CDS encoding DUF2922 family protein has translation MKKLHLIFLDEECRPHTFVPVVCRQDLKEEEIHEIMTDITKLSLFEKEGIRCFRYMEGAKYVSTVEYPLFSNDV, from the coding sequence ATGAAAAAACTCCATTTGATATTCCTTGATGAAGAATGCCGTCCCCACACTTTTGTACCGGTGGTCTGCCGCCAAGACCTTAAAGAAGAAGAGATCCATGAAATCATGACAGACATCACTAAGTTGTCACTTTTTGAAAAGGAGGGTATCCGGTGCTTTCGCTATATGGAAGGAGCAAAGTATGTTTCTACGGTGGAATACCCGCTGTTTTCAAATGATGTATAA
- the gyrA gene encoding DNA gyrase subunit A, with the protein MNEPSKNIHNVNLTSEMKDSFIDYAMSVIVARALPDVRDGLKPVHRRILYGMNELGVTPDKPHKKSARIVGDVMGKYHPHGDSAIYESMVRMAQPFSYRYMLVDGHGNFGSVDGDGAAAMRYTEARMSKLALEMLRDINKNTVDFISNYDDTEREPEVLPARFPNLLVNGTTGIAVGMATNIPPHNLNEVIAAIDLLMENPDVTTSELMEVLPGPDFPTGGLVMGKSGIRRAYETGKGSITVRGRVEVTEMPNGKERILVTELPYMVNKAKLIERISELHRDKRIEGITDLRDESSREGMRIVIDVRRDVSASVILNNLYKMTSLQTSFGFNMLAIEKGVPKILSLKQILENYVEHQRVVVTRRTEFDKNKAEARAHILEGLRIALDHIDEIIAIIRGSNSDDEAKTTMMERFKLSDRQAQAILDMRLRRLTGLEREKIENEYQDLLALIADLKEILANPERVNAIIRTELGEVASRFGDKRRTELLVGEVLSLEDEDLIEEEDVVITLTNNGYIKRLAKTEFRAQRRGGRGIQGMGVHDEDFVKTLVSCSTHDTLLFFTNKGKVYKAKGYEIPEYGRTAKGIPVINLLGIDSSEKIQTIISVDSEPKEGRYLFFTTRLGIVKRTSVTAFANIRSNGLIAIGLKDEDELVNVLETNGENAVIIGTHNGYSVTFQEEAVRDMGRTAAGVRGIRLRENDYVVGAAVMTENREVLVITENGYGKRTATKEYPIKGRGGKGIKTANITAKNGHLAGLTTVTGDEDILLITNRGVIIRFNVATVSQTGRATLGVRLMKMEDNAKVVTMATVDPEIEETVDNE; encoded by the coding sequence TTGAACGAACCAAGTAAAAATATCCATAATGTCAATCTGACCAGTGAAATGAAAGATTCCTTCATCGATTACGCAATGAGTGTTATCGTTGCCCGGGCCCTTCCTGATGTACGCGATGGTTTGAAACCAGTTCACCGGCGGATCCTTTATGGAATGAATGAGTTGGGAGTCACTCCTGACAAGCCTCACAAAAAATCAGCCCGGATCGTCGGGGATGTTATGGGGAAATATCACCCTCATGGCGATAGTGCGATCTATGAATCGATGGTGCGGATGGCTCAACCTTTCAGCTATCGTTATATGCTGGTAGACGGTCACGGAAACTTCGGATCAGTAGATGGCGACGGTGCGGCGGCGATGCGTTATACCGAAGCTCGGATGAGCAAATTAGCCTTAGAGATGCTGAGAGATATCAATAAAAATACTGTCGATTTTATCAGCAACTATGATGATACCGAAAGAGAACCGGAAGTTTTGCCGGCTCGTTTCCCAAATCTTTTGGTGAACGGTACGACAGGGATTGCTGTTGGTATGGCTACCAATATCCCGCCACATAACTTGAATGAAGTTATCGCGGCTATTGATCTTTTGATGGAAAATCCTGACGTCACCACAAGTGAACTGATGGAAGTTCTGCCTGGACCTGATTTTCCTACCGGCGGTCTAGTTATGGGCAAATCCGGCATCCGCCGGGCTTACGAGACCGGTAAAGGCTCGATCACTGTGCGTGGCCGTGTGGAAGTCACAGAGATGCCAAACGGCAAGGAACGGATCTTAGTTACCGAATTGCCATACATGGTCAATAAAGCGAAACTGATCGAACGGATCTCCGAGCTGCATCGGGACAAACGGATCGAAGGGATCACTGACTTGCGGGATGAATCTTCTCGTGAAGGCATGCGGATCGTGATCGATGTCCGTCGTGATGTCAGCGCGTCAGTCATTTTGAACAATCTTTATAAAATGACTTCATTGCAAACATCATTTGGCTTTAATATGCTGGCCATCGAAAAAGGTGTTCCGAAGATCTTAAGCTTGAAACAGATCTTGGAAAATTATGTGGAACATCAACGAGTAGTCGTGACTCGTCGCACAGAATTCGACAAAAACAAAGCGGAAGCCCGCGCGCACATCTTAGAAGGATTGCGGATCGCATTGGATCATATCGATGAGATCATTGCGATCATTCGTGGATCGAATTCCGATGATGAAGCTAAAACTACCATGATGGAACGGTTTAAATTATCAGATCGGCAAGCACAAGCGATCTTGGATATGCGTCTGCGCCGTTTGACTGGTTTGGAACGGGAAAAGATCGAAAATGAATACCAAGATCTGTTAGCGTTGATCGCTGATTTGAAAGAGATCTTAGCCAATCCAGAACGGGTGAATGCCATCATCCGCACCGAACTAGGAGAAGTTGCCAGCCGTTTCGGTGACAAACGCCGGACTGAATTATTGGTAGGCGAAGTCTTGAGTCTTGAAGACGAAGACTTGATCGAAGAAGAAGATGTGGTCATCACATTGACCAATAACGGCTATATCAAGCGCTTGGCGAAAACCGAATTCAGAGCACAACGACGTGGTGGTCGCGGAATCCAAGGGATGGGCGTCCATGACGAAGATTTCGTCAAGACATTGGTTTCTTGCTCTACCCATGATACATTGCTGTTCTTTACCAATAAAGGGAAGGTCTACAAAGCAAAAGGCTATGAGATCCCAGAATACGGTCGAACAGCGAAAGGGATCCCTGTGATCAACCTGTTAGGGATCGATTCCAGCGAGAAAATCCAAACGATCATTTCAGTAGACAGTGAGCCGAAAGAAGGACGCTATCTGTTCTTCACGACTCGTTTAGGGATCGTCAAACGGACTTCCGTAACTGCTTTTGCGAATATCCGCAGCAACGGTCTGATCGCTATCGGTTTGAAAGACGAAGACGAATTGGTCAATGTATTGGAAACCAACGGCGAAAATGCAGTGATTATCGGTACACACAATGGCTATTCCGTCACGTTCCAAGAAGAAGCAGTTCGGGATATGGGTCGGACAGCTGCCGGTGTCCGCGGAATCCGTCTGCGGGAAAATGATTACGTGGTAGGCGCAGCTGTGATGACTGAGAACCGTGAAGTATTGGTGATCACGGAAAACGGCTACGGAAAACGGACTGCTACTAAAGAATATCCAATCAAAGGCCGCGGCGGTAAAGGGATCAAAACCGCGAATATCACCGCGAAAAACGGTCATTTGGCTGGTTTGACTACAGTCACCGGTGATGAAGATATCCTTCTGATCACAAATCGCGGCGTCATCATCCGCTTCAACGTAGCGACAGTTTCGCAAACCGGTCGGGCAACATTAGGTGTCCGTCTGATGAAGATGGAAGACAATGCCAAAGTCGTTACGATGGCGACTGTCGATCCGGAGATCGAAGAAACTGTGGATAACGAATAA
- the rpsF gene encoding 30S ribosomal protein S6, with protein sequence MENTKYEILYIIRPNIDEEAKSALIERFDAILKDNGAEVIESKDWEKRRLAYEMNGFREGIYHIVKVSSPSTAGAINEFDRLAKINDDILRHMIVKEEE encoded by the coding sequence ATGGAAAACACGAAGTATGAAATCTTGTACATCATTCGTCCTAACATTGATGAAGAAGCAAAATCTGCTTTGATCGAACGTTTCGATGCAATCTTGAAAGATAACGGAGCTGAAGTTATCGAATCAAAAGATTGGGAAAAACGCCGTCTAGCGTATGAAATGAATGGATTCCGCGAAGGTATCTATCACATCGTAAAAGTTTCTTCTCCATCAACTGCAGGCGCGATCAACGAATTTGACCGTCTTGCTAAAATCAACGACGATATTCTTCGTCACATGATTGTTAAAGAAGAAGAATAA
- the rpsR gene encoding 30S ribosomal protein S18 — MAQQRRGGRKRRKVDYIAANHIEHIDYKDVELLKRFISERGKILPRRVTGTGAKNQRKLTVAIKRARIMGLLPFVGEE; from the coding sequence ATGGCACAACAAAGAAGAGGCGGACGCAAACGTCGTAAAGTAGACTATATTGCAGCAAACCATATCGAACACATTGATTATAAAGACGTTGAATTATTAAAACGTTTCATTTCAGAACGCGGCAAAATCTTGCCACGTCGTGTGACAGGTACTGGTGCTAAAAACCAACGTAAATTAACTGTTGCGATCAAACGCGCACGTATCATGGGCTTACTACCATTTGTAGGCGAAGAATAA
- a CDS encoding branched-chain amino acid aminotransferase, which yields MEKIDWGNLGFQYRNMPYRFVAHFKNGNWQAGEIQEKNELTIGEASTALHYGQQCFEGLKAYRRKDGGIQLFRPDQNAQRLNKSAQRLLMPEVPEAMFIDAVKSVVKANQEFVPPYGYGATLYIRPLLIGVGNLLGVQPAEEYLFVVFCSPVGAYFKDGLKPANFIVTDYDRAAPVGTGSSKVGGNYGGSLQPHLEAVEAGFADCIYLDPATHTKIEEVGAANFFGITKNNEFVTPLSDSILPSITKYSLLYLAKERLGMPTFEEDVRIDDLGRFKEAGACGTAAVITPIGGIQHKDDFHVFYSETEVGPVIRQLYDELVGIQFGDVEAPDGWIQEV from the coding sequence ATGGAAAAAATCGACTGGGGCAATCTAGGATTTCAATATCGCAATATGCCATATCGTTTCGTGGCACATTTTAAAAATGGCAACTGGCAGGCTGGAGAAATCCAGGAAAAAAATGAATTGACTATCGGCGAAGCATCCACTGCGCTGCACTATGGACAACAATGTTTTGAGGGATTGAAAGCTTATCGCAGAAAAGACGGGGGCATCCAGCTCTTTCGTCCTGATCAAAACGCACAACGCTTGAACAAAAGCGCACAGCGTTTATTGATGCCGGAAGTTCCTGAAGCGATGTTTATCGATGCTGTAAAGTCGGTGGTGAAAGCCAATCAGGAGTTTGTACCGCCTTACGGTTATGGTGCGACGTTGTACATACGGCCGTTATTGATCGGCGTTGGGAATCTTTTAGGAGTCCAACCTGCGGAGGAATATTTGTTTGTGGTCTTCTGTTCTCCGGTCGGAGCGTATTTCAAAGATGGATTAAAACCTGCGAATTTTATCGTAACGGATTATGATCGCGCCGCGCCTGTGGGAACAGGTTCCAGCAAGGTCGGCGGTAATTACGGCGGCAGTCTGCAGCCGCATTTAGAAGCAGTTGAAGCAGGTTTTGCCGATTGTATTTATTTGGATCCGGCTACCCATACGAAGATCGAAGAAGTCGGCGCGGCAAATTTCTTTGGGATCACTAAAAACAATGAATTTGTAACACCTCTTTCGGATTCCATCTTGCCTTCGATCACGAAATACTCTCTGCTTTATCTTGCCAAAGAGCGGCTGGGAATGCCGACTTTCGAAGAAGATGTCCGTATTGATGATCTAGGGCGTTTCAAAGAAGCTGGCGCTTGCGGAACGGCGGCAGTCATTACTCCGATCGGCGGTATCCAGCATAAAGATGATTTCCATGTCTTTTACAGCGAGACAGAGGTAGGTCCGGTAATCCGCCAGCTTTATGATGAACTTGTAGGTATCCAATTCGGCGACGTTGAAGCACCTGACGGCTGGATCCAAGAAGTTTAG
- a CDS encoding DHH family phosphoesterase produces MKKETFGKFVLLVCILQILSFLFLNKWIAVGILIVANAFLFQMYIRLRRWQKISDQEKIRMAARVAQDNSQYLSDKSPSMIFIYNEQKTVEWMNQNALQLLDKYDQDTWQKYLVGLLDQEKDQGLLRLPEDTLTYSLDRTKRILFLYNITDQEKAKEKQRQIQPAIGIIAIDNYTDVIDKMGDKEISYLNSLLTTIVSDWINEYHIFYKRLNAERYFFVAHAEDIKKMEDEEFSLMERVRNATEDQPLPLTVSMGIAYGTESLAKIGEVAQNNLDMALVRGGDQTVLKSSSEDTKPKFFGGTTAGTAKRTRVRSRAMSTALKNIFNEHNDIYIMGHRFPDMDAIGSAFGVACLADFQGKTNYIVIDENELIPDVERCLEEIHKHEELEAKLITVDQALKQITKESLLVMVDYHKPSLSISQPLYEKFEKVVIIDHHRRGDEFPSKPLLTYIESSASSASELVSELIQYESSRKKQMDKITATLLLAGMIVDTKSFTIRTSSRTFDVASYLKINGADSGIIQYMLSTDLTSFLEISELVAYSEFITSSIVVAAGAEGKLYDSVTAAKTADTLLSMNGVEAAFVITNRKDGKVGISARSNGKVNVQKIMEALEGGGHFTNAATQIAGKTVNEVKAMLYNELNELDQVKERTAE; encoded by the coding sequence ATGAAAAAAGAAACTTTTGGGAAATTTGTTTTACTGGTCTGTATTTTACAGATACTCAGTTTTTTATTTCTAAATAAATGGATCGCAGTCGGCATCCTCATCGTTGCCAACGCGTTTCTTTTCCAAATGTATATCCGCTTGCGACGCTGGCAGAAAATCAGCGATCAAGAAAAGATCCGTATGGCAGCGAGAGTCGCACAAGACAACTCCCAGTATCTATCAGATAAATCGCCTTCAATGATCTTTATCTATAATGAACAGAAGACTGTGGAGTGGATGAACCAAAATGCGCTGCAGCTTTTGGATAAATATGATCAAGATACTTGGCAGAAGTATCTAGTAGGGCTGTTGGATCAGGAAAAAGACCAAGGATTACTGCGTTTGCCTGAAGACACCCTTACCTACTCTTTGGATCGCACGAAAAGAATCCTTTTTCTGTATAACATCACGGATCAAGAAAAAGCGAAAGAAAAACAACGTCAGATCCAGCCTGCGATCGGTATCATTGCTATCGATAACTACACAGATGTTATTGATAAAATGGGTGACAAAGAGATTTCTTATCTCAATTCCCTATTGACCACGATCGTATCTGATTGGATCAATGAGTATCATATTTTTTATAAACGATTGAATGCTGAACGCTATTTCTTCGTAGCTCATGCAGAGGACATCAAGAAGATGGAAGATGAAGAATTTTCCTTAATGGAGCGGGTCCGAAATGCTACTGAAGACCAGCCGCTACCTCTGACTGTCAGCATGGGGATCGCTTATGGTACGGAATCATTGGCCAAAATCGGAGAAGTGGCGCAAAATAATTTGGATATGGCATTGGTGCGAGGTGGGGATCAAACAGTCCTTAAATCCTCCAGTGAAGATACCAAACCTAAATTTTTCGGTGGTACGACTGCCGGCACAGCGAAGAGAACACGTGTTCGCTCTCGTGCTATGAGCACAGCGTTGAAAAATATCTTTAATGAGCATAATGATATCTATATCATGGGGCATCGTTTTCCTGATATGGACGCCATCGGTTCTGCATTTGGTGTCGCTTGTCTAGCTGATTTTCAAGGAAAAACCAACTATATCGTGATCGACGAGAATGAATTGATCCCTGATGTAGAGCGCTGCCTGGAAGAGATCCATAAGCATGAAGAGTTAGAAGCCAAGTTGATCACGGTAGACCAGGCGTTGAAACAAATCACCAAAGAAAGCTTGCTGGTGATGGTGGACTATCATAAACCGTCATTATCTATTTCACAGCCTTTGTATGAAAAATTTGAAAAAGTCGTGATCATCGATCATCACCGCCGTGGAGATGAATTCCCATCGAAACCGCTTTTGACCTATATCGAATCATCGGCTTCGTCAGCTTCGGAATTGGTCAGTGAACTGATCCAATATGAAAGCAGCCGCAAAAAACAAATGGATAAGATCACGGCGACATTGCTGCTTGCCGGCATGATCGTCGATACTAAGAGTTTTACCATACGAACCAGCAGCCGGACGTTCGATGTCGCCAGCTATTTGAAGATCAATGGGGCAGACAGCGGGATCATCCAGTACATGTTGAGTACGGATCTGACATCGTTTCTGGAAATCAGCGAGTTGGTGGCATACAGCGAATTCATCACCAGCAGTATCGTAGTGGCGGCAGGAGCGGAAGGAAAACTCTATGACAGTGTGACTGCCGCAAAAACAGCTGACACGCTGCTGTCCATGAACGGTGTGGAAGCCGCCTTTGTCATTACCAATCGTAAGGACGGCAAGGTGGGGATCAGCGCCCGCAGCAACGGGAAAGTCAATGTCCAGAAAATCATGGAGGCATTGGAAGGCGGCGGACATTTCACCAATGCTGCCACACAAATTGCGGGAAAAACAGTTAACGAAGTGAAAGCAATGTTATATAATGAATTAAATGAGTTAGACCAAGTGAAGGAGAGGACTGCTGAATGA
- a CDS encoding alpha/beta hydrolase, which translates to MRKATKKQKIYYGILLSILVIFLGGFFFLKSSTYEASNQAIEASQSSQETKSYYYFPAKEKSRTNVIFYQGALVEADSYSIWAKKVAEAGYNVYLMKQPLNLAVLGENKAAEVIKKDPDATNILAGHSLGGVMASRFAREHKQVAGMIFLASYPDEKGSLADTSLPVLSLTASEDGVLDWDNYKQAKKYLPASTSFETITGGNHAGFGSYGKQKGDDPATIKNQEQQEQVAELMIAWLREHF; encoded by the coding sequence TTGAGAAAAGCAACAAAGAAGCAGAAAATCTATTACGGCATTTTATTGAGTATTTTGGTGATTTTTCTGGGTGGCTTCTTCTTTTTGAAAAGCAGCACCTATGAAGCGTCAAACCAAGCGATTGAAGCCAGTCAAAGCAGTCAGGAAACAAAGTCCTATTATTATTTTCCGGCAAAAGAAAAAAGCCGGACTAATGTGATTTTTTATCAAGGGGCGTTGGTAGAAGCGGACAGTTACAGTATTTGGGCGAAAAAAGTTGCAGAAGCAGGCTATAACGTCTATTTAATGAAGCAGCCATTGAATCTAGCGGTCTTGGGGGAAAATAAGGCCGCGGAAGTGATTAAAAAAGATCCTGATGCAACAAATATCCTTGCCGGTCATTCATTAGGCGGCGTGATGGCCAGCCGCTTTGCCAGGGAGCATAAACAAGTAGCGGGAATGATTTTTTTAGCCAGCTATCCTGATGAGAAAGGCAGTTTAGCGGATACTTCTTTACCGGTACTTTCGCTCACAGCCAGTGAAGACGGTGTGTTGGACTGGGACAATTACAAACAAGCTAAAAAGTATCTGCCTGCGTCTACCAGTTTTGAAACGATCACAGGCGGCAATCATGCCGGCTTTGGCAGCTATGGCAAACAAAAAGGAGACGATCCGGCAACTATCAAGAACCAAGAGCAGCAGGAACAAGTTGCTGAGCTGATGATCGCTTGGCTGCGAGAGCATTTTTAA
- a CDS encoding adenylosuccinate synthase produces the protein MSSVVVVGTQWGDEGKGKITDFLSENAEVIARYQGGDNAGHTIKFDGVTYKLHLIPSGIFYKEKISVIGNGVVVNPKSLVTELDYLKQHHIHTDNLRISDRAHVILPYHIKLDQLQEDAKGENKIGTTIKGIGPAYMDKAARVGIRIADLLDKEIFEERLRINLEEKNRQFVKMFDSEPLVFEDIFEEYYEYGQQIKKYVTDTSVILNDALDAGKRVLFEGAQGVMLDIDQGTYPFVTSSNPVAGGVTIGSGVGPSKINKVVGVCKAYTSRVGDGPFPTELFDEVGERIREVGREYGTTTGRPRRVGWFDSVVMRHSKRVSGITNLSLNSIDVLSGLKTVKICTAYELDGELIYHYPASLKELNRCKPVYEELPGWDEDITGCKTLNELPENARNYVRRVSELVGVRISTFSVGPDRNQTNILESVWAQI, from the coding sequence ATGTCATCAGTAGTTGTAGTAGGAACACAATGGGGCGACGAAGGAAAAGGAAAGATCACAGACTTTTTAAGTGAAAACGCAGAAGTCATCGCTCGTTATCAAGGAGGCGATAACGCTGGCCACACGATCAAATTCGACGGGGTCACTTACAAACTCCATTTGATTCCATCAGGGATTTTTTATAAAGAAAAAATCAGCGTGATCGGAAACGGCGTTGTTGTCAATCCTAAGTCGTTGGTTACTGAACTAGATTATCTGAAACAACACCATATCCATACTGATAATTTACGGATCTCTGACCGTGCCCACGTGATTTTGCCTTACCATATCAAATTGGATCAACTGCAAGAAGATGCAAAAGGTGAGAACAAGATCGGTACGACCATCAAAGGGATCGGACCTGCTTACATGGATAAAGCTGCCCGTGTAGGGATCCGGATCGCAGATCTATTAGATAAAGAGATCTTCGAAGAACGTTTGCGGATCAACTTAGAAGAAAAAAATCGTCAATTCGTGAAAATGTTTGATTCCGAACCGCTTGTTTTTGAAGACATTTTTGAAGAATATTACGAATACGGACAACAAATCAAAAAATACGTAACGGACACTTCTGTTATTTTAAACGATGCGTTGGACGCTGGAAAACGGGTTTTATTTGAAGGCGCGCAAGGAGTCATGCTGGATATCGACCAAGGAACGTATCCATTTGTTACATCCTCTAATCCAGTAGCCGGCGGTGTGACCATCGGCAGCGGTGTAGGACCATCAAAAATCAATAAAGTCGTCGGAGTCTGCAAAGCCTATACTTCTCGTGTCGGGGATGGACCTTTCCCAACAGAACTTTTTGATGAAGTCGGCGAACGCATTCGCGAAGTTGGACGGGAATATGGAACAACAACTGGACGCCCTCGTCGGGTGGGCTGGTTTGATTCTGTTGTGATGCGTCATTCAAAACGTGTTTCCGGGATCACGAATCTTTCATTGAACTCCATTGATGTTTTGAGCGGATTAAAGACCGTCAAAATCTGTACGGCTTATGAATTAGATGGAGAATTGATCTATCATTACCCAGCCAGCTTGAAAGAATTGAACCGCTGCAAACCAGTCTATGAAGAACTTCCAGGATGGGACGAAGACATTACTGGCTGCAAGACATTGAATGAATTGCCGGAAAATGCCCGCAACTATGTTCGCCGCGTTTCTGAACTGGTTGGCGTACGGATCTCGACATTTTCTGTTGGACCAGACCGAAATCAAACAAATATTTTAGAAAGTGTCTGGGCACAAATTTAA
- the ssb gene encoding single-stranded DNA-binding protein, translating to MINNVVLVGRLTKDPDLRYTASGSAVATFTLAVNRNFTNQSGEREADFINCVIWRKPAETMANYARKGTLLGVTGRIQTRSYENQQGQRVYVTEVVAENFQLLESRTASEQRRSSEGGYSNNSFNNSNSNSFGNQNQSSQPSTGMPNFDRDTSDPFGTDSSIDISDDDLPF from the coding sequence TTGATCAATAATGTTGTATTAGTTGGAAGATTGACCAAAGATCCTGATTTACGTTATACTGCCAGCGGATCGGCTGTCGCTACTTTTACTCTTGCTGTAAATCGTAACTTCACTAACCAAAGCGGGGAACGTGAAGCAGATTTCATCAATTGTGTCATTTGGCGGAAACCAGCAGAAACAATGGCAAATTATGCACGCAAAGGTACACTTTTGGGAGTTACTGGACGTATTCAAACACGTTCCTATGAAAACCAACAAGGTCAGCGAGTGTATGTAACTGAAGTCGTTGCTGAAAACTTTCAATTATTAGAATCACGTACTGCGTCTGAACAACGTCGTTCTTCAGAAGGCGGCTATTCCAATAATTCTTTCAACAACTCTAACTCCAATTCATTTGGTAATCAAAATCAATCATCTCAACCATCAACCGGAATGCCGAATTTCGATCGGGATACATCTGATCCATTTGGGACAGATTCCTCCATCGACATTTCAGACGATGATTTACCATTCTAG
- the dnaB gene encoding replicative DNA helicase: MDEVWQDRMPPQDIEAEQAVLGAIFLEPDELINAMELIEAKDFYQRRHQLIFQAMINLSDRNEAIDVVTMKAEIEKGNALEDIGGVSYLVELSQITPYAGSIGFYAKIVSDKALLRNLIHAANQIVTEGFEQSGDISAIVENAEKKILEVSERRNSSGFQMISDVLTQTIENIDMLAQNNEEITGLPTGYPALDKMTAGLQEEELIILAARPAVGKTAFALNIAQNIGTKTDRSVAIFSLEMGAESLVRRMLCAEGSIEASHLRTGQLTEEEWRNLIVAMGSLSKANIFIDDTPGIKISEIRARCRRLAQEKKNLGLILIDYLQLIEGTGRENRQQEVSEISRQLKKLAKELKVPVIALSQLSRGVEQRQDKRPVLSDIRESGSIEQDADIVAFLYRDDYYQRENDEDADEEVHNDNIVEVIIEKNRSGARGTVELLFIKEYNKFSSLSPREEF; the protein is encoded by the coding sequence ATGGATGAAGTATGGCAAGATCGGATGCCGCCGCAAGATATCGAAGCAGAGCAAGCCGTTTTAGGTGCGATTTTTCTTGAACCGGATGAGTTGATCAATGCAATGGAGTTGATCGAAGCCAAAGATTTTTACCAACGGCGCCATCAGCTCATTTTTCAAGCGATGATCAATCTAAGCGATCGCAATGAAGCCATCGATGTGGTTACAATGAAGGCGGAGATCGAAAAAGGCAATGCCTTGGAAGACATCGGCGGTGTCAGCTATTTAGTAGAATTAAGTCAGATCACACCCTATGCCGGCAGTATCGGTTTTTACGCCAAGATCGTCAGTGACAAGGCGCTATTGCGCAATCTGATCCACGCGGCCAATCAGATCGTTACAGAAGGTTTTGAGCAAAGCGGCGATATCTCAGCGATCGTAGAAAACGCGGAGAAAAAGATCTTGGAGGTCTCCGAACGCCGCAACAGCAGCGGTTTCCAGATGATCTCCGATGTGCTGACCCAGACGATCGAAAATATCGACATGCTGGCGCAAAACAATGAAGAGATCACAGGTCTGCCTACCGGCTATCCAGCGTTGGATAAAATGACGGCGGGACTGCAAGAAGAAGAATTGATCATTTTAGCGGCGCGTCCAGCTGTCGGGAAAACTGCTTTTGCGCTGAATATCGCGCAAAATATCGGCACCAAGACCGATCGTTCCGTGGCGATCTTCAGTTTGGAGATGGGGGCGGAATCCCTTGTACGGCGGATGCTTTGCGCGGAAGGTTCCATCGAGGCCAGCCATCTGCGGACCGGTCAATTGACAGAAGAAGAGTGGCGCAATCTGATCGTTGCGATGGGTAGTTTGTCCAAGGCCAACATCTTTATCGACGATACACCCGGGATCAAGATCTCAGAGATCCGGGCAAGATGTCGTCGTTTGGCGCAAGAAAAGAAAAATCTGGGACTGATCCTGATCGACTATCTGCAACTGATCGAAGGGACCGGACGGGAAAACCGCCAACAAGAAGTTTCTGAGATCTCTCGACAATTGAAAAAATTGGCGAAAGAATTGAAAGTTCCTGTTATCGCGTTGTCCCAGCTGTCTCGGGGTGTGGAACAGCGTCAAGACAAACGGCCGGTGTTGAGTGATATCCGGGAATCGGGTTCTATCGAGCAAGATGCGGATATCGTTGCTTTCTTGTACCGGGATGATTATTACCAACGGGAAAATGATGAAGACGCGGATGAAGAAGTCCACAATGACAACATCGTGGAAGTCATCATCGAAAAAAACCGGAGCGGTGCACGAGGCACTGTCGAATTATTGTTCATTAAAGAATACAACAAATTTTCTTCACTTTCACCAAGGGAAGAATTTTAG
- the rplI gene encoding 50S ribosomal protein L9, which translates to MKVIFTSDVKGKGKKGEVKEVPTGYAQNYLLKNNLAKEATKESLAEMQGKKKAQEKHDQEILKEATKLKDFFEKEETVVEIKAKAGEDGRLFGSIPSKQIAEALKQQYDIKIDKRKIELANPIRTLGYTKIPVKLHTEVTATLKVHVAEQ; encoded by the coding sequence ATGAAAGTAATCTTTACATCAGATGTCAAAGGTAAAGGAAAAAAAGGGGAAGTCAAGGAAGTACCGACCGGCTATGCCCAAAATTACCTATTGAAAAACAATTTAGCCAAAGAAGCTACTAAAGAAAGTCTTGCTGAGATGCAAGGAAAGAAAAAAGCGCAAGAAAAACATGACCAAGAGATCTTAAAAGAAGCGACAAAATTGAAAGATTTCTTTGAAAAAGAAGAAACAGTCGTCGAAATAAAAGCCAAAGCCGGTGAGGACGGCCGTTTGTTCGGTTCGATCCCATCTAAACAGATCGCGGAAGCGTTGAAACAGCAATATGATATCAAGATCGACAAACGCAAAATCGAATTGGCAAATCCGATTCGGACATTAGGTTATACGAAAATACCGGTCAAACTTCATACAGAAGTGACAGCTACTTTGAAAGTCCATGTAGCAGAACAATAA